One stretch of Thermincola ferriacetica DNA includes these proteins:
- a CDS encoding B12-binding domain-containing radical SAM protein, with protein sequence MKILLLEHPRSIEPERCNDIANTPLSSCLLSGYAAAMLNSRGHEVEIVEGYLDKLSYAEIENIVSAWKPDVLGVHMVYHWQTDRALYGFLEQVKNAGLTSYITAYGFYPTIAYTDILQECPAIDSVIVGEHEITFVELAEALSCRVSPVNLPGLAVRDSTGVQYRRREVLADLDRLPTPVRTEAMYRLPEVNLQGSRGCYGRCTFCYINPFYGAGSRWRGRSPDNIVAEIDGIIAERGVRDFYFTDPNFFGPGQRGQERALRLAALLKPRQIRFGIEGRVNDIHDETIAALREAGLRHILIGLESGKDSSLKRMNKMTTVAQNEEAIRILRKNGLEPNVGFIMFEPDSTLEDIRGNFEFLLRNDLLHNLPVTANVLYHHQIVLKGTPAFQHLQQQGRLQLERNSSYEGVALFADTQVAVLADLMRQVTNYLFNRMAGIWGGKVPEPENAREKYARINRLLIGIFENALETLERGKQWDKEQTEAIVRQFEKEINEVFLQI encoded by the coding sequence ATGAAAATACTGTTGCTCGAACACCCGCGAAGTATTGAGCCGGAACGTTGTAACGATATTGCCAATACCCCCTTGTCGTCATGCCTGCTTTCCGGCTATGCCGCCGCCATGTTAAACAGCAGGGGGCATGAAGTAGAAATTGTGGAAGGGTACCTGGACAAACTTTCTTACGCTGAAATTGAAAACATAGTAAGCGCCTGGAAACCTGACGTCTTAGGCGTTCATATGGTCTACCACTGGCAAACTGACCGGGCCCTCTACGGTTTTTTGGAGCAAGTCAAAAACGCCGGACTTACTTCTTATATAACAGCTTACGGGTTCTACCCCACCATCGCCTATACCGATATTTTACAGGAGTGTCCGGCCATTGATTCGGTCATTGTAGGCGAGCACGAGATAACTTTTGTCGAATTGGCGGAAGCCCTCTCCTGCCGGGTTAGCCCTGTCAATTTGCCGGGACTGGCCGTACGAGACAGTACCGGCGTTCAATACCGGCGGCGCGAAGTGCTGGCAGACTTAGACCGGCTCCCTACCCCGGTACGTACCGAAGCCATGTACCGCCTGCCGGAGGTAAACCTGCAGGGAAGCCGGGGCTGCTATGGGAGATGCACTTTTTGTTATATCAATCCTTTCTATGGCGCCGGGTCCCGCTGGCGGGGACGCAGCCCCGATAATATCGTGGCGGAGATAGACGGAATTATTGCCGAACGGGGTGTCAGGGATTTCTATTTTACAGACCCCAATTTCTTCGGCCCGGGCCAAAGAGGCCAGGAACGGGCGCTGCGCTTGGCCGCCCTCTTGAAACCACGCCAAATTCGCTTTGGTATTGAAGGGCGGGTAAATGATATTCATGACGAAACCATAGCCGCACTGCGGGAAGCCGGTCTGCGGCATATCCTGATTGGCCTGGAAAGCGGCAAGGACAGTTCGCTGAAAAGAATGAATAAAATGACGACTGTGGCCCAGAACGAAGAAGCCATCCGCATCCTCCGGAAAAACGGGCTGGAACCCAATGTCGGTTTTATCATGTTTGAGCCTGATTCGACCCTGGAAGATATCAGGGGTAATTTTGAATTTCTCCTGAGAAATGACCTGCTGCATAACCTGCCTGTTACGGCCAATGTCCTGTACCACCACCAGATTGTGTTAAAAGGCACTCCGGCTTTTCAGCACCTGCAACAGCAGGGACGGCTGCAGCTTGAGAGAAATTCCTCTTATGAAGGGGTAGCATTATTTGCCGATACACAGGTGGCGGTACTTGCTGACTTGATGCGGCAGGTTACCAATTACCTCTTTAACCGTATGGCCGGAATCTGGGGCGGTAAAGTCCCGGAACCGGAGAATGCCCGCGAAAAATATGCTCGGATTAACAGGCTGTTAATCGGCATTTTCGAAAATGCTCTGGAGACCCTGGAAAGAGGAAAGCAGTGGGATAAAGAACAGACAGAGGCTATTGTCCGGCAATTTGAAAAAGAAATTAATGAGGTCTTTCTTCAGATTTAA
- the bzaD gene encoding B12 lower ligand biosynthesis radical SAM protein BzaD, which produces MRVLMIQALSVEGVSQEKVYPIGIVTLAGQLQQGGHQVDIVDMNLEVDPFGAVKERLLAFRPDVVGISLRNIDPLANKTSSLIPPFVVAVRLIAAVLPQARIIAGGTGFSLFPERLMLELPEIDYGVVGEAEVTFPALLDNLDNPPPLPGLCLREGKGIRVTPPSREFDMANYIPPYRQLLNPSLYLDINSYVPAIGIETKRGCPFNCAYCVYPKLQGRKLRCRPPKAVVDEIEVLHKEYGITSFHFTDPVLNIPQGHLEEICHELIRRKLAVRWDGFMREDQLNEKNIALFAKAGCECFSFSPDGLCQEALDILQKNLNEADILKAARLAAQTGITTVYHFMVNVPGETERTCRKSIDFLEKIYEIHSKRRNLGTVVLNNIRILPGTPIEKMARAQGVIGPDTDLLYPTYYNPQPFDRFRYKLETIQLARNVFMWQEVTHSNENTVARTPAKY; this is translated from the coding sequence ATGCGTGTTTTGATGATCCAGGCGCTTTCTGTCGAAGGGGTTTCCCAGGAAAAGGTCTACCCCATTGGCATAGTCACCCTGGCCGGTCAACTGCAACAGGGTGGACATCAGGTGGATATAGTGGATATGAATCTGGAAGTTGACCCATTCGGAGCCGTTAAGGAGAGGCTTTTGGCTTTCCGGCCCGATGTGGTGGGGATATCTCTGAGAAATATAGATCCCCTGGCCAATAAGACCAGTTCCCTCATTCCCCCTTTTGTCGTTGCGGTACGGCTTATTGCTGCAGTCCTGCCGCAAGCCAGGATTATTGCCGGCGGCACCGGATTTTCCCTCTTTCCGGAACGGCTTATGCTTGAACTGCCGGAAATAGATTACGGTGTTGTCGGCGAGGCGGAAGTTACTTTCCCGGCGTTGCTCGATAATCTGGATAACCCTCCTCCATTACCGGGGCTCTGCCTGCGGGAAGGGAAAGGAATACGGGTTACCCCTCCTTCCCGCGAGTTCGATATGGCAAACTACATCCCACCGTATCGCCAACTCCTTAATCCATCCCTTTATCTGGATATAAACAGCTACGTTCCGGCCATCGGTATTGAAACAAAGCGGGGATGCCCCTTTAACTGCGCCTATTGTGTTTATCCGAAATTACAGGGCAGGAAATTGCGGTGCCGACCGCCCAAAGCCGTTGTAGACGAGATAGAGGTTTTACATAAAGAGTACGGTATTACAAGTTTCCACTTTACTGACCCCGTCCTGAACATTCCCCAGGGCCACCTGGAAGAAATATGTCACGAATTAATTCGCAGAAAACTGGCGGTGCGCTGGGACGGATTCATGCGGGAAGACCAACTGAATGAAAAAAATATAGCACTGTTTGCAAAAGCCGGCTGTGAGTGTTTTTCTTTTTCACCGGACGGCCTTTGCCAGGAAGCCTTGGATATTTTGCAGAAAAACCTAAATGAAGCAGACATTTTGAAGGCTGCCAGATTGGCAGCGCAGACAGGGATTACCACCGTATACCATTTTATGGTTAATGTCCCCGGGGAAACAGAAAGAACCTGCCGGAAAAGTATAGATTTCCTGGAAAAAATCTACGAGATACACAGCAAGCGCAGGAATTTGGGGACGGTGGTATTGAACAATATCCGCATTCTACCGGGCACACCCATTGAAAAAATGGCCCGGGCCCAAGGGGTCATAGGTCCGGATACCGACCTACTCTACCCTACATATTATAACCCGCAACCCTTTGACCGGTTCCGGTATAAGCTGGAAACTATCCAATTAGCCAGAAACGTATTTATGTGGCAGGAGGTGACACATTCAAATGAAAATACTGTTGCTCGAACACCCGCGAAGTATTGA